GTCCCCAGGTCGATGCCGTGAACAGCCATCACACGTTCCCCTCGTCGCCGTTCCGTGCCGCCGTGCCGCGCCGCTCCGCCGCCTTCTCCTCGGGCCGCTCCTCCCTTCCGCCTCCGCCTCCGCCACCGCCTCTGGCTCCACGGGCCTCCGCTTCCGGTTTCTCCGCTCCCGGGAGCGGAGGAACCGGGGCCGGGGTTCTGCCGACGACCACGCCCGCCTTGCGCAGCACCCGGTCGCCGGTCGCGAAGCCGTCGGCGAGCACCGCCACGACCAGGCCGTCGCGGCCGGTCTCCACCGGCTCGGTCCGTACCGGCCGGTGCAGGGCCGTGTCGTACGGGTCGCCGGGGGCCGCCTCGACGCGCTCGGCCCCGGTGCGGGCGAGCACCTCCGCGACC
This region of Streptosporangium sp. NBC_01495 genomic DNA includes:
- a CDS encoding nucleotide exchange factor GrpE; this translates as MTPAPPDTGEVLEALTLLAEQVAREHERAGHREQIIDRLHAENQELRHGLLQEALTPVRAGLYRLYDTVHREAARWRGPETPSAEHVGALLEAIAEEVAEVLARTGAERVEAAPGDPYDTALHRPVRTEPVETGRDGLVVAVLADGFATGDRVLRKAGVVVGRTPAPVPPLPGAEKPEAEARGARGGGGGGGGREERPEEKAAERRGTAARNGDEGNV